The Verrucomicrobium spinosum DSM 4136 = JCM 18804 genome includes a region encoding these proteins:
- a CDS encoding antitoxin Xre/MbcA/ParS toxin-binding domain-containing protein, with amino-acid sequence MTKIRAQIAELEAQLRQLNAVDAPKVILSELHDSPTGRIDAQKLADFMGTPLKPLAEGLGFNYKAVHRNPSAATYQVALRRVKRSLELLHEFFGKDEAIRIWLNTPHPDLEGATALETILAGDANAVLLILENAWNGVPV; translated from the coding sequence GTGACGAAGATTCGCGCTCAAATTGCAGAACTCGAGGCCCAACTGCGTCAGCTGAATGCTGTCGACGCTCCCAAGGTGATCCTGTCAGAGCTTCATGATTCCCCAACGGGGCGCATTGACGCACAGAAGCTGGCGGACTTCATGGGCACTCCGCTAAAGCCGCTCGCCGAGGGGCTGGGTTTCAACTACAAGGCCGTGCATCGCAATCCTTCGGCCGCGACGTATCAAGTCGCGCTCCGTCGGGTGAAGCGGTCCCTGGAATTGCTGCATGAGTTCTTTGGTAAGGATGAGGCCATTCGCATCTGGTTGAACACACCTCATCCGGATCTGGAGGGGGCGACGGCGCTTGAAACGATTCTTGCCGGTGATGCGAACGCCGTACTGCTGATTCTTGAGAACGCGTGGAATGGGGTTCCGGTCTGA
- a CDS encoding RES family NAD+ phosphorylase, translating into MMKPAGGRKSVPQPLWGGAAKIKGARFTPVGGFDSVYLAWEPITALLEVQALVLMPGGSVPLRTAPWALVTVDGVVSQVLDLTDALTLQTLGTNEQEMTGVWVKMKNPPTQELALAAYASGRIAAIKYGSAKHPGGVNLVVFPDRLVAPSTDYLEVYDPHGSLPQRIGG; encoded by the coding sequence ATGATGAAACCGGCCGGTGGCCGAAAGTCCGTTCCTCAACCCTTGTGGGGCGGGGCGGCGAAGATCAAAGGAGCGCGTTTTACGCCGGTGGGAGGATTCGATAGCGTCTATCTTGCGTGGGAACCGATCACGGCCTTGCTGGAGGTACAAGCGCTGGTGCTGATGCCTGGAGGGAGTGTCCCCTTGCGGACAGCGCCATGGGCCTTGGTGACTGTGGACGGAGTTGTGAGTCAGGTGCTGGATCTCACGGACGCATTGACGCTCCAAACCCTTGGCACCAACGAGCAGGAGATGACAGGGGTCTGGGTGAAGATGAAAAATCCCCCCACTCAAGAGCTTGCCTTGGCGGCCTATGCATCGGGCAGGATTGCCGCGATCAAATATGGTTCTGCGAAACATCCCGGAGGTGTGAATCTCGTCGTTTTTCCCGACCGACTGGTTGCACCTTCCACGGATTATCTGGAGGTCTATGATCCGCACGGAAGTCTTCCCCAGCGGATTGGTGGCTGA
- a CDS encoding 3-keto-disaccharide hydrolase, producing MKRAFLYSLVAAALTLHSASAEEGKAIFNGKDLTGWEGNKDLWSVKDGAITGQTPASEADPKKSPLSHNTFLVYKDGKVGDFELTFKYRIVAGNSGVQYRSKELAPGAFGPVVSGYQADFEAGTTYSGILYEEKGRGILAQRGQKTVIKPQAKNPADPKSKDFAVEATGTVGDSKEIQASIKSEDWNEYKIVAKGNHLQHFINGKQTVDVTDEDAANAPKEGILALQIHAGPPMIVQFKDLILKQ from the coding sequence ATGAAACGCGCATTTCTCTATTCCCTCGTTGCCGCCGCACTCACGCTTCACTCTGCCTCGGCGGAGGAAGGCAAGGCCATCTTCAATGGCAAAGACCTGACCGGCTGGGAGGGGAACAAGGATCTCTGGTCCGTCAAGGACGGGGCCATCACGGGTCAGACCCCGGCTTCTGAGGCGGATCCCAAGAAGAGCCCGCTGAGCCACAACACCTTCCTGGTCTATAAGGATGGCAAGGTGGGTGATTTCGAGCTCACTTTCAAATATCGCATTGTCGCCGGGAACAGCGGTGTGCAGTATCGCAGCAAGGAGCTGGCCCCCGGCGCTTTCGGTCCCGTGGTGAGTGGCTACCAGGCCGACTTCGAGGCTGGCACGACCTACAGCGGCATCCTTTATGAAGAAAAAGGCCGTGGCATCCTTGCCCAGCGTGGCCAGAAGACGGTGATCAAGCCCCAGGCCAAGAACCCCGCTGATCCCAAGAGCAAGGACTTCGCGGTGGAAGCCACCGGCACGGTAGGTGACAGCAAAGAGATCCAGGCCTCCATCAAGAGCGAAGACTGGAACGAGTACAAGATCGTGGCCAAGGGCAACCACCTCCAACACTTCATCAACGGCAAGCAGACCGTGGACGTGACGGACGAAGACGCCGCCAATGCTCCCAAGGAAGGCATCCTGGCCCTCCAGATCCATGCCGGTCCTCCCATGATCGTCCAGTTCAAGGACCTGATCCTCAAGCAGTAG
- a CDS encoding DEAD/DEAH box helicase, with amino-acid sequence MSADLLPLFHLTPEGVLVLTPEGLAATEEVSAKLEKALRATHADEGSATAALLHLAGEMADGDLPADLAWWRHLVREFIMQFCQVPGLREGAWQNPVQLPAQPLLDQWIQEAPPVQGMEYLTPASLAVLWQDLHRTLAARIVAAGNDVEAVLRELHPVWRMVGRVTLHLAENKRDPQRPFAFIATYTHRVNARSEPQHQPLARALQDSAGRNDRSALQTLLEPLNAASKRSALVQQLIASKRVFQALAWEPAEAFAFLQEIPVFEESGLLVKVPDWWQGRRPPSPQVQVTLDAGDKQSTVGAQVLLSFNVNVALGGEPLTREEIDKILASDAPLISLRGKWIEPDRERLQQALNHWHRAEAANRDGVPFHEGLRWLAGWQGGAAAADGVTLDDTGGLVSFMAGDALRSLLAGMRAEAEGAGSRPPSGLKATLRHYQQRGLDWLDFMGRLGCGACLADDMGLGKTLQLIALVLRRREARSKAGQPLTPSLVVAPASLLANWEREFKKFAPAVPVVIAHRSSLSAGELAKVESGEHPAMRDGGVFLTTYTTLGKLTGFNEITWDLAVLDEAQAIKNAGSSQARTVKKLQGTLRIALTGTPVENRLGDLWSLFDFLNPGLLGSAGSFAARARQMSKAGSGYAPLRKLVRPFILRRVKTDPAIAPDLPRKTEMTAFCSLTKRQAQLYQRVVTALARELGDTEDQIQRQGVILAALMKLKQICNHPSQWSGDSRYLPADSGKFQRLEELCSGIADRQEKVIVFTQFKEMTLPVADYLATVFGRPGLVLHGGTAVGKRGQLVEEFQSPGGPPFFVISVKAGGTGLTLTAASHVIHFDRWWNPAVEDQATDRAYRIGQTKAVMVHKFVCQGTLEEKIDGIIREKRALANEILGGEGDGAVKLLTEMSDKDLVEFLQFRAIGAE; translated from the coding sequence ATGTCTGCCGATCTTCTGCCCCTGTTTCATCTCACGCCCGAAGGCGTTCTGGTTTTGACGCCAGAGGGGCTCGCGGCCACCGAGGAGGTGTCTGCCAAGCTTGAGAAGGCACTGCGGGCGACCCACGCGGACGAAGGCAGTGCTACGGCCGCCCTCTTGCACCTCGCTGGCGAGATGGCGGATGGCGATCTGCCTGCCGATCTCGCCTGGTGGCGGCATCTGGTACGGGAGTTCATCATGCAGTTTTGTCAGGTGCCCGGGCTGCGTGAGGGGGCGTGGCAGAACCCGGTGCAGCTGCCCGCTCAACCCCTTTTGGACCAGTGGATCCAGGAGGCTCCGCCCGTGCAAGGCATGGAGTACCTCACCCCGGCCAGTTTGGCCGTCTTGTGGCAAGATCTGCATCGCACGCTGGCGGCGCGCATCGTCGCAGCTGGAAATGATGTGGAGGCCGTCTTGCGCGAGCTGCATCCCGTGTGGCGGATGGTGGGCCGGGTCACCCTGCATCTGGCGGAGAACAAGCGTGATCCCCAGCGCCCCTTCGCCTTCATCGCCACCTACACCCATCGGGTGAATGCCCGGAGCGAGCCGCAGCACCAGCCGCTGGCCCGCGCCTTGCAGGACAGTGCAGGGCGAAATGATCGCAGTGCGCTGCAGACGCTGTTAGAGCCGCTTAATGCGGCGTCAAAACGCAGCGCCCTGGTGCAGCAGCTCATTGCTTCCAAGCGCGTCTTTCAGGCCCTGGCCTGGGAGCCGGCGGAAGCCTTCGCCTTTCTCCAGGAGATCCCGGTGTTTGAAGAGAGCGGCCTGCTTGTGAAGGTGCCAGACTGGTGGCAGGGGCGTCGCCCTCCGTCGCCGCAGGTCCAGGTCACCCTGGATGCGGGCGACAAACAAAGCACAGTGGGCGCGCAGGTGTTGCTGAGTTTCAATGTGAATGTGGCCCTCGGCGGCGAGCCCTTGACGCGGGAGGAGATCGACAAGATTCTCGCCAGTGATGCCCCGCTTATTTCCTTGCGGGGGAAGTGGATCGAGCCGGATCGTGAGCGGCTTCAGCAGGCATTAAATCACTGGCATCGTGCGGAGGCAGCCAATCGCGATGGTGTGCCCTTCCACGAAGGATTGCGTTGGCTGGCGGGCTGGCAGGGCGGTGCGGCTGCCGCAGACGGTGTCACCCTGGATGACACCGGCGGACTGGTCAGTTTCATGGCGGGCGATGCCCTCCGCAGTCTGCTCGCGGGCATGCGGGCTGAAGCGGAGGGGGCTGGCAGCCGCCCGCCGTCAGGACTGAAGGCCACGCTCCGTCACTACCAGCAGCGGGGGCTGGACTGGCTGGACTTTATGGGCCGTCTTGGCTGTGGAGCCTGTCTGGCGGATGACATGGGCCTGGGAAAGACGCTGCAACTCATCGCGCTGGTGTTGCGGCGGCGGGAGGCTCGCAGCAAGGCCGGGCAGCCCCTCACGCCCAGCCTCGTGGTGGCACCCGCCTCCCTGCTGGCCAACTGGGAACGTGAGTTCAAGAAGTTCGCACCTGCCGTGCCGGTGGTCATTGCACATCGCTCCTCATTGAGCGCCGGGGAACTGGCGAAGGTGGAGTCTGGAGAACATCCTGCCATGAGGGACGGCGGCGTGTTCCTCACCACCTACACCACGCTGGGCAAGCTGACGGGGTTTAATGAAATCACCTGGGACCTCGCCGTGCTGGACGAGGCCCAGGCGATCAAGAACGCCGGCTCCTCCCAGGCCCGCACGGTGAAAAAGCTTCAAGGTACCCTGCGCATCGCCCTCACCGGCACCCCGGTGGAAAACCGCCTGGGGGACCTCTGGAGCCTCTTTGATTTCCTGAACCCGGGGTTGCTGGGTTCTGCGGGCTCCTTTGCCGCCCGGGCACGGCAGATGTCCAAGGCCGGCAGCGGCTACGCTCCGTTGCGCAAGCTGGTGCGTCCCTTCATCCTGCGCCGGGTGAAGACGGATCCTGCCATCGCGCCGGACCTCCCGCGCAAGACGGAGATGACCGCCTTCTGCTCGCTTACCAAGCGGCAGGCCCAGCTTTATCAGCGGGTGGTCACCGCGCTGGCCCGGGAGCTGGGGGATACAGAGGATCAGATCCAGCGGCAGGGCGTGATCCTGGCCGCGCTCATGAAGCTCAAGCAGATTTGCAACCATCCTTCCCAGTGGAGCGGTGACAGCCGCTATCTGCCGGCGGACAGCGGCAAGTTCCAGCGTCTGGAGGAGCTCTGCTCCGGCATTGCCGACCGCCAGGAGAAGGTGATCGTCTTCACCCAGTTTAAGGAAATGACCCTGCCGGTGGCGGACTACCTGGCCACCGTCTTCGGCAGGCCTGGCCTGGTGCTGCATGGCGGCACGGCGGTGGGGAAGCGCGGCCAGCTGGTGGAGGAGTTTCAGAGCCCCGGTGGGCCGCCGTTCTTTGTCATCTCGGTCAAGGCTGGCGGCACCGGATTGACCCTTACGGCCGCCAGTCATGTGATTCATTTCGACCGCTGGTGGAATCCCGCGGTGGAAGACCAGGCGACTGATCGCGCCTACCGCATCGGCCAGACCAAGGCCGTCATGGTCCACAAGTTTGTCTGCCAGGGCACGCTGGAAGAGAAGATCGACGGCATCATCCGGGAGAAACGCGCTCTGGCGAACGAGATCCTCGGGGGCGAGGGTGATGGGGCCGTGAAGCTCCTGACCGAGATGAGTGATAAAGATCTTGTCGAGTTCCTGCAGTTCCGTGCTATTGGCGCTGAATAA
- a CDS encoding SWIM zinc finger family protein, which translates to MSWYSYSYDNYEDRAAAKARTKRKVDQRRKKGELLAPVVPKAKLGLSITFWGKAWNRNLEAYSDYSNRLPRGRTYLRQGAVMDLAIEQGEITSTVMGSDLYEVRITVKPLLKNRWQSLKEACTGGIGSLVELLGGKLSDQILQQVTDPQQGLFPAPKEILITCSCPDYAGLCKHAAATLYGVSCRLDDDPALFFKLRGVDAAELIGTSAVDAVHALTAVDADAQEGVIGAADLSDVFGIDLGNLEIPDGLLDAAPAAGPRAGAKVPPKKKVETRKIVRKKAASKKVAKKAKKAVTKKSAVKKKKA; encoded by the coding sequence ATGTCCTGGTACTCCTACAGCTACGACAACTACGAAGATCGCGCCGCCGCCAAGGCGAGGACGAAACGCAAGGTGGATCAGCGCCGCAAAAAAGGCGAACTCCTGGCACCTGTGGTGCCGAAGGCCAAGCTAGGGCTGAGTATCACCTTCTGGGGGAAGGCTTGGAATCGCAATCTGGAGGCTTACAGTGACTACTCCAACCGCCTCCCACGGGGGCGTACCTACCTGCGTCAGGGAGCGGTGATGGATCTCGCCATCGAGCAGGGAGAGATCACCAGCACCGTGATGGGGTCAGATCTCTATGAGGTGCGCATCACCGTCAAACCGCTCTTGAAGAACCGGTGGCAGAGTTTGAAGGAGGCCTGCACAGGCGGCATTGGCTCGCTGGTGGAACTGCTGGGAGGCAAGCTGAGTGACCAGATCCTGCAGCAGGTGACGGATCCCCAACAGGGTTTGTTTCCGGCGCCCAAGGAAATTCTCATCACCTGCTCGTGCCCGGACTACGCAGGCCTCTGCAAGCATGCTGCCGCCACTCTTTATGGGGTGAGTTGCCGGCTTGATGATGACCCTGCACTCTTCTTCAAGTTGCGCGGGGTGGATGCAGCAGAGCTCATTGGCACGAGTGCTGTGGACGCGGTCCATGCGCTGACGGCAGTGGATGCGGATGCGCAGGAAGGGGTGATTGGTGCTGCGGATTTGTCCGACGTGTTTGGCATCGACTTGGGCAATCTGGAAATCCCCGATGGGCTGCTGGATGCGGCACCTGCGGCGGGGCCGAGGGCCGGAGCGAAGGTGCCGCCCAAGAAGAAGGTGGAGACCAGGAAAATTGTCAGAAAAAAGGCTGCCAGCAAGAAAGTGGCGAAAAAAGCAAAAAAAGCCGTCACAAAGAAGAGCGCGGTCAAAAAGAAGAAGGCATAG
- a CDS encoding SH3 domain-containing protein gives MKALLSAWLGLVLAPTLFAVDPPPKLSVDLTGNGMSQTYTVELSRSNPDSDFESAVLKAGKESIPLGKDFTGFTVALEAHRVSGDQPAKVLEVTAEGDSDYLVRYFFAMVNGQLKQVGKVKGQGDLKVPGNGTLIATDWMGFWMKTEKYVFGKDLTLTQIPQEFYSLAIEETSGIEGTVVTSFPVYQTRDGKTVLANTRKGSKFRVLLWDPSSAKPGDDIELMGNQWYLIRTESGFTGWVRAKYLEMEFAELPWAG, from the coding sequence ATGAAAGCTCTTCTGTCCGCATGGCTCGGTCTGGTCTTGGCCCCGACATTGTTTGCGGTGGATCCTCCGCCGAAGCTGAGCGTGGACCTCACAGGCAACGGGATGTCGCAGACTTATACCGTGGAACTGAGCCGGTCGAATCCAGATTCCGATTTCGAATCCGCCGTGCTCAAGGCGGGCAAGGAATCCATCCCGTTGGGCAAGGATTTTACCGGCTTTACCGTCGCCCTGGAGGCTCACCGTGTCTCGGGGGATCAACCGGCCAAGGTCTTGGAAGTCACGGCCGAGGGGGACAGCGACTACCTTGTTCGCTACTTCTTCGCCATGGTGAACGGCCAGCTCAAACAAGTGGGCAAGGTGAAAGGCCAGGGGGATCTGAAGGTGCCGGGGAACGGCACGTTGATCGCCACGGACTGGATGGGTTTCTGGATGAAGACAGAGAAGTACGTCTTTGGCAAGGATCTGACCCTCACCCAGATCCCGCAGGAGTTTTATTCACTGGCCATTGAGGAAACTTCCGGCATCGAGGGCACGGTGGTGACCTCCTTTCCTGTGTATCAGACGCGCGATGGGAAGACGGTGCTCGCCAACACTCGCAAGGGCAGCAAGTTCCGCGTGTTGCTCTGGGATCCCTCATCAGCGAAGCCCGGCGATGACATCGAGCTCATGGGGAACCAATGGTATTTAATCCGCACGGAAAGCGGTTTCACCGGCTGGGTTCGAGCCAAGTACCTGGAGATGGAGTTTGCCGAGCTGCCTTGGGCAGGGTGA
- a CDS encoding addiction module protein: MELSEPERAVLAGRLFASLALSPAKLKKSWAAEAQFRFQAFKRGEMVALDGPETLNALKRRF, from the coding sequence CTGGAACTCTCTGAACCCGAGCGTGCTGTGCTTGCAGGCCGGTTGTTTGCGAGTTTGGCTCTCTCACCGGCGAAACTGAAGAAATCTTGGGCCGCCGAGGCGCAGTTTCGTTTTCAGGCATTCAAAAGAGGTGAGATGGTCGCTTTAGACGGGCCAGAAACGCTCAACGCCCTCAAGAGGCGGTTTTAA
- a CDS encoding type II toxin-antitoxin system VapC family toxin — protein MNYLVDTNVYCEPLRAKPDPKVVSWLRAHESSIYLSAVTIGEIRRGIERLSDGTKKAKLHHWLQAVCEAMKGRILAFNVSTAHIWGQLKANMESTGRALPSLDGQIAATALRHGLDIVTRNTVDFQHTGVQVINPFED, from the coding sequence GTGAATTATCTGGTAGACACCAACGTCTATTGCGAACCACTGCGCGCGAAGCCTGACCCCAAGGTGGTTTCTTGGCTGCGCGCACATGAATCCAGCATCTATCTCAGTGCTGTCACGATTGGGGAGATACGCCGCGGAATCGAACGGCTCTCCGACGGAACAAAGAAGGCCAAGCTTCATCATTGGCTTCAGGCAGTTTGCGAGGCGATGAAAGGGCGCATTCTGGCATTCAATGTCAGTACCGCACACATATGGGGGCAATTGAAAGCCAACATGGAGTCAACTGGGAGGGCCTTGCCGTCACTCGACGGCCAAATTGCAGCAACTGCCTTGCGACATGGCCTCGATATTGTAACCCGCAACACTGTAGACTTTCAACACACGGGAGTCCAGGTGATCAATCCCTTTGAAGATTGA
- a CDS encoding AbrB/MazE/SpoVT family DNA-binding domain-containing protein: MTMTTVMSPKGHIALPAAIREELHLSPGDDFEIEIEDAETITLRRISKPANHGLIDLLLACPAEFELPDRDKDDTRPLGL, encoded by the coding sequence ATGACCATGACGACCGTGATGTCTCCCAAGGGCCATATCGCACTTCCTGCTGCGATCCGGGAAGAATTGCACCTGTCTCCAGGAGACGATTTTGAGATTGAAATCGAAGACGCCGAAACCATCACCCTCCGACGCATCTCCAAACCCGCCAATCACGGTCTGATCGACCTACTGTTGGCGTGCCCGGCTGAATTTGAACTTCCCGACCGGGACAAAGACGACACGAGACCGCTTGGACTGTGA